Proteins co-encoded in one Streptococcus parauberis NCFD 2020 genomic window:
- the sodA gene encoding superoxide dismutase SodA, whose protein sequence is MAIILPELPYAYDALEPQFDQETMTLHHDKHHATYVANANAALEKHPEIGEDLETLLADVESIPSDIRQALINNGGGHLNHALFWELLSPENTEISSEVASAIDEAFGSFDAFKEQFTAAATGRFGSGWAWLVVNKEGKLEIMSTANQDTPISSGLKPILGLDVWEHAYYLNYRNVRPNYIKAFFEIINWNKVDELYQSAKA, encoded by the coding sequence ATGGCTATTATTTTACCAGAACTTCCCTACGCATATGATGCACTTGAGCCTCAATTTGACCAAGAAACAATGACTCTCCATCATGATAAACACCATGCAACTTATGTTGCAAATGCCAATGCTGCTTTAGAAAAACACCCAGAAATTGGTGAAGATCTAGAAACTCTTCTAGCAGACGTGGAATCTATTCCTTCAGATATTCGTCAAGCCCTAATTAATAATGGTGGTGGACATTTGAATCACGCACTATTTTGGGAATTATTATCTCCTGAGAATACTGAAATTTCTTCAGAAGTTGCATCTGCAATTGATGAAGCATTTGGTTCATTTGATGCCTTTAAAGAACAATTCACAGCTGCAGCAACAGGACGTTTTGGTTCTGGATGGGCATGGCTAGTTGTAAATAAAGAAGGTAAACTTGAAATTATGTCAACTGCTAATCAAGATACACCAATTTCATCAGGATTAAAACCAATTTTAGGATTGGATGTTTGGGAACATGCATATTACTTAAACTATCGTAATGTTCGTCCTAATTATATTAAAGCTTTCTTTGAAATCATTAATTGGAATAAAGTTGATGAATTATATCAATCAGCAAAAGCATAA
- the queA gene encoding tRNA preQ1(34) S-adenosylmethionine ribosyltransferase-isomerase QueA translates to MNTNDFDFDLPEELIAQTPLEKRDSSKLLIIDHKKETMVDSHFDHIIKELNPGDALVMNNTRVLPARLYGEKPDTKGHVELLLLKNTSGDQWEVLAKPAKRLRVGSQVSFGDGRLSATVIEELEHGGRIVEFSYDGIFLEVLESLGEMPLPPYIHEKLEDSERYQTVYAKENGSAAAPTAGLHFTQELLEKIEAKGVKLVYLTLHVGLGTFRPVSVDNVDEHDMHSEFYSLSEEAATTLRQVKADGGRVIAVGTTSIRTLETIGSKFKGEIVADSGWTNIFIKPGYQFTIVDAFSTNFHLPKSTLVMLVSAFAGRDFVLEAYKHAVNEKYRFFSFGDAMFVK, encoded by the coding sequence ATGAATACAAACGATTTTGATTTTGACCTACCCGAAGAGTTAATTGCTCAAACACCGCTTGAAAAACGTGATAGTTCAAAACTGTTAATCATTGATCATAAAAAAGAAACGATGGTTGATAGCCATTTTGATCACATTATTAAAGAGCTTAATCCTGGTGATGCACTTGTCATGAACAATACGCGAGTTCTTCCCGCCCGCTTGTATGGTGAAAAACCTGACACTAAAGGTCATGTTGAACTACTACTACTAAAAAATACCTCTGGTGACCAATGGGAAGTCTTAGCTAAACCTGCTAAAAGACTCAGAGTTGGCAGTCAAGTCTCTTTTGGTGATGGCCGTCTTAGTGCCACTGTTATTGAAGAACTAGAGCATGGTGGTCGAATCGTTGAATTTTCTTACGACGGGATTTTCCTGGAAGTTTTGGAAAGCCTTGGGGAAATGCCGCTGCCGCCTTACATCCATGAAAAACTTGAAGATTCAGAACGTTATCAAACAGTATATGCAAAAGAAAATGGCTCTGCGGCTGCACCGACTGCTGGCTTGCATTTTACCCAAGAACTGTTAGAAAAAATTGAGGCTAAAGGTGTCAAACTAGTTTATCTGACACTGCATGTTGGGTTAGGTACATTTAGACCAGTCTCTGTTGATAATGTCGATGAACACGATATGCATTCTGAATTTTATAGTCTTTCTGAGGAAGCTGCAACTACCTTACGTCAAGTCAAAGCTGATGGTGGACGAGTGATCGCAGTTGGTACTACTTCAATTAGAACGCTCGAGACTATTGGTAGTAAATTCAAAGGTGAAATTGTAGCCGATTCTGGTTGGACAAATATCTTTATTAAACCAGGCTATCAATTCACAATTGTCGATGCCTTCTCGACCAATTTTCATTTACCAAAATCAACTCTTGTCATGTTAGTATCCGCATTTGCCGGACGTGATTTTGTTCTAGAAGCCTATAAGCACGCTGTCAATGAAAAATATCGCTTCTTCAGCTTCGGAGATGCAATGTTTGTAAAATAG
- a CDS encoding serine hydrolase, whose product MLNERNYFSLRKTIVLLCLGLLAFSGLVLTGSALAQNTKMKEEKTVKKTKSKPKKVKEKSQADKDATMEVDKDRMNALGLYYDYSHLSLEDTVKAYLDEFGIAHDQVAFSYKDLESGKTASMNDTQPMTAGSTYKLPLNMLVVDEVAKGKYTLEQRFDITNTNYELLNEHNAYMAQFNGAMSIPDMQEYSLVYSENTPAYALGDRLGGMGKAYTKLGKYGKSKAEIKTIKEKGNKTTSDYYIQVLDYLWKHKEKYKDILYYIGESFPGEYYKTYLPADVVVYQKPGYVREALNVDAVVCEKSPYLIALYTRYLGGSTEESDEINGIGYGQLVSLTYVINEWHRVNHNKVDQPTPALEQEPASLEEDPTQIVS is encoded by the coding sequence ATGTTAAATGAGAGAAACTATTTTTCTTTAAGAAAGACAATAGTATTACTATGTTTAGGATTGTTGGCTTTTTCAGGATTAGTATTAACAGGCTCTGCATTAGCCCAAAATACAAAAATGAAAGAGGAGAAGACAGTCAAAAAAACAAAGTCAAAACCAAAAAAAGTGAAAGAAAAAAGTCAAGCTGACAAAGATGCCACTATGGAAGTTGATAAAGATCGTATGAATGCTTTAGGGCTATACTACGATTACTCCCACCTTAGTTTGGAAGATACTGTCAAAGCTTATTTGGATGAGTTTGGGATAGCTCATGATCAAGTTGCTTTTTCATATAAAGATTTAGAATCTGGGAAAACAGCTTCTATGAATGATACGCAACCAATGACAGCTGGTTCAACCTATAAATTACCCTTAAACATGCTTGTTGTTGATGAGGTTGCTAAGGGCAAATATACCCTTGAACAACGATTTGACATCACCAATACAAACTATGAGTTACTTAATGAACACAATGCTTACATGGCACAATTCAATGGGGCAATGTCAATACCTGATATGCAAGAGTATTCCTTAGTTTATTCTGAAAATACGCCAGCCTATGCTTTAGGGGATCGCTTAGGTGGTATGGGAAAAGCATACACTAAACTTGGTAAGTATGGTAAATCAAAGGCTGAAATTAAAACGATTAAAGAAAAAGGAAATAAAACTACAAGTGATTACTATATCCAAGTGTTAGATTACCTTTGGAAACATAAAGAAAAATATAAAGATATTTTATATTATATTGGAGAATCTTTCCCTGGAGAATACTATAAAACGTATCTTCCAGCGGATGTAGTAGTTTATCAAAAACCGGGCTATGTTCGTGAAGCGTTAAATGTTGACGCTGTAGTCTGTGAGAAGAGTCCATATCTAATTGCTCTATATACTAGATATCTTGGGGGAAGCACGGAGGAATCTGACGAAATAAATGGTATCGGTTATGGACAATTAGTTTCCTTAACTTATGTCATTAATGAATGGCATCGCGTAAATCACAATAAAGTTGATCAGCCAACGCCAGCATTGGAACAAGAACCAGCTTCATTAGAGGAAGATCCAACACAAATAGTCTCATAA